TGCCTCGTCCTTGGGTGAGCGCTTCTTGAGCCCCTCGGCACCGCCAGCAAGGAATTGATCCCGCCAGCGGGTCAGGGCGGCGGCGGTCACGCCAAGTTCACGGCTCAAAATCTCGATGTCCTCACCACGCAGTAGCCTGAGCACAGCCTCGGTCTTGTGCTTGGCCCAGAACCTCTTGGGCGGCTTGCGTGCCTCATCCCCGGTTCCGGTCGGCCTATGGCCTCCCTCCACCGGGGAGGAGGCTCCTCTGCCCCTCATTCCATCCTTCGTCATCGAACACCTCCTGGGGATCTCTTACTCC
The genomic region above belongs to Desulfocurvus vexinensis DSM 17965 and contains:
- a CDS encoding helix-turn-helix domain-containing protein — translated: MTKDGMRGRGASSPVEGGHRPTGTGDEARKPPKRFWAKHKTEAVLRLLRGEDIEILSRELGVTAAALTRWRDQFLAGGAEGLKKRSPKDEA